The Mycobacterium paragordonae genome includes a region encoding these proteins:
- a CDS encoding heme-binding protein, translated as MLNTRVIAGAIAAGALSGAMLFGAAGSAGADPEPAPPNCTAADLAGISSGVAAATSAYLFAHPDVNDFFTGLKGLSREEMRDRLQQYMDANPDVHADLQGIRQPVTDFRARCGAPAPTS; from the coding sequence ATGTTGAACACCCGCGTGATCGCCGGCGCAATAGCTGCCGGCGCGCTAAGTGGCGCAATGCTTTTCGGCGCCGCAGGGTCTGCCGGGGCGGACCCGGAGCCGGCGCCGCCGAACTGTACCGCGGCGGACCTGGCCGGAATCTCCTCCGGCGTGGCAGCGGCGACCTCCGCCTATCTCTTCGCCCACCCGGACGTCAACGACTTCTTCACGGGTCTGAAGGGTCTGAGCCGCGAAGAGATGCGCGACCGGCTGCAGCAGTACATGGACGCGAATCCGGATGTGCACGCCGACCTGCAGGGCATTCGCCAGCCGGTGACGGACTTCCGGGCTCGGTGCGGGGCCCCGGCACCGACGTCGTAG
- a CDS encoding WS/DGAT/MGAT family O-acyltransferase — protein sequence MQRLSGLDASFLYLETDTQPMHVCSILELDTATMPGGYTFDRLRDALAVRLAAMPEFREKLADSPLNLDHPVWVDDKNFDVDRHVHRIGLPPPGGRAELSEICGHIASLPLDRRRPLWEMWVIEGVAGTDCHRDGRLAVMIKVHHAGVDGVTGASLMSQLCTTEADAPAPDAVRGVGDASEWQIAAGGLLRFATRPLQLANVVPDTVNSVLDTLQRARDGLTMARPFAAPRTVFNATVSGRRNIAYADLNLDDVKTVKDHFGIKVNDVVMALVSGVLRQYLADRNVLPATSLVASVPVSVHGKSPRSGRNQVSAMFASLHTEIADPVLRLKAIAEANSVAKQHSSAIGATLLQDWSQFAAPAVFGAAMRVYAMTRLTETLPVHNLVVSNVPGPQVPLYLLGCEVKAMYPLGPIFHGSGLNITVMSLNGRLDIGLIGCPELVPDLWEMADEFSVVMEELLTATG from the coding sequence ATGCAGCGGCTCAGTGGGCTCGACGCCAGCTTCCTGTATCTGGAGACCGATACCCAGCCGATGCACGTTTGCTCGATCCTGGAGCTGGATACCGCCACGATGCCCGGCGGCTACACGTTTGACCGGCTACGGGACGCTTTGGCGGTGCGTCTGGCGGCGATGCCGGAGTTTCGCGAGAAGCTTGCTGACAGCCCGCTGAACCTGGACCATCCGGTCTGGGTGGACGACAAGAACTTCGACGTGGACCGCCATGTGCACCGCATCGGGTTGCCGCCCCCGGGCGGGCGTGCCGAACTCTCGGAAATCTGCGGGCACATCGCGTCGTTGCCGCTGGACCGCCGGCGACCCCTGTGGGAGATGTGGGTGATCGAAGGCGTGGCGGGCACCGACTGCCACCGGGACGGCCGCCTCGCGGTGATGATCAAGGTGCATCACGCCGGCGTGGACGGGGTAACCGGCGCCAGCCTGATGTCGCAGCTGTGCACCACCGAGGCCGACGCACCCGCACCGGATGCGGTGCGCGGCGTGGGCGACGCCAGCGAATGGCAGATTGCCGCGGGGGGCTTGCTCCGGTTCGCCACCAGGCCGCTGCAGTTGGCCAACGTGGTTCCCGACACCGTCAACTCGGTGCTCGACACCTTGCAGCGGGCGCGCGACGGGCTGACCATGGCCCGCCCGTTCGCAGCGCCGCGCACGGTGTTCAACGCCACCGTCAGCGGCCGTCGCAACATCGCCTACGCCGATTTGAACCTCGACGACGTCAAGACCGTCAAAGACCACTTCGGGATCAAGGTCAACGACGTGGTGATGGCCCTGGTATCCGGGGTTCTGCGGCAGTACCTGGCCGACCGCAACGTATTGCCGGCGACGTCGCTGGTGGCGTCGGTACCGGTGTCGGTGCACGGCAAGTCGCCGCGTTCCGGACGCAACCAGGTCTCGGCGATGTTCGCCAGCCTGCACACCGAGATCGCCGACCCGGTGCTCCGGCTGAAGGCCATTGCGGAGGCGAATTCGGTTGCCAAGCAACATAGTTCGGCCATCGGTGCCACGCTGCTGCAGGACTGGTCACAATTCGCCGCGCCCGCGGTGTTCGGCGCCGCGATGCGTGTCTACGCCATGACCCGGCTGACCGAAACCCTGCCGGTGCACAATCTGGTGGTCTCCAACGTGCCGGGACCGCAGGTCCCGCTGTACCTGCTGGGGTGTGAGGTCAAGGCCATGTATCCGCTGGGCCCGATCTTTCACGGCTCGGGGCTCAACATCACGGTGATGTCGTTGAACGGCCGCCTGGACATCGGGCTGATCGGATGCCCGGAGCTGGTGCCGGACCTGTGGGAGATGGCCGACGAGTTCAGCGTGGTCATGGAGGAACTGCTGACCGCGACCGGGTAG
- a CDS encoding alpha/beta hydrolase, whose protein sequence is MCLSRRDKFARMLLICTSLFSVVLVLSGCVRVVAGKAHMSEPRLGQPVVWTPCRSSNPNAKIPGHAMCGKLAVPVDYDHPDGDVASLALIRFPASGEKIGSLVINPGGPGESGIEAALGVFQSLPKRVHERFDLVGFDPRGVSSSRPAIWCNSDADNDRLRAEPQVDYSQAGVARMENETKQFVQRCVDKVGKNFLANVGTVSVAKDLDTIRKALGDAKLTYLGYSYGTRIGSAYAEAFPQNVRSMILDGAVDPNADPIEADLRQAKGFQDAFNDYAADCAKDSSCPLGNDPNKAVEVYHNLVDPLVDPDNLAVSRPAKTKDPRGLSYSDAIVGTIMALYSPNLWHHLTDGLKELADEHRGDTMLALADMYMRRDSKGHYNNSTDARVAINCVDQPPITDRAKIIDEDRRSRELAPFMSYGKFTGDAPLGTCAFWPVPPTSRPHVVSAPGLAPMIVVSTTHDPATPYQAGVDLANQLKGSLLTYNGTQHTVVFQGDNCVDDYITSYLINGTTPPSGATC, encoded by the coding sequence ATGTGCCTGTCTCGCCGCGACAAGTTCGCGCGCATGCTGCTGATCTGCACCTCGCTGTTTTCCGTGGTGCTGGTCCTGTCGGGGTGCGTGCGCGTCGTCGCCGGTAAGGCGCACATGTCCGAGCCGCGCCTGGGTCAGCCGGTGGTGTGGACACCGTGCCGCAGCTCCAATCCGAACGCGAAGATCCCCGGCCATGCCATGTGCGGCAAGCTCGCCGTCCCGGTCGACTACGACCATCCCGACGGCGACGTGGCGTCGCTGGCGTTGATCCGGTTTCCGGCCAGCGGCGAGAAGATCGGCTCGCTGGTGATCAACCCGGGCGGGCCCGGCGAGTCCGGCATCGAGGCCGCGCTCGGTGTGTTCCAGAGCCTGCCCAAGCGGGTGCACGAAAGGTTCGACCTGGTCGGGTTCGACCCGCGCGGTGTGTCCAGCTCCCGACCCGCGATCTGGTGCAACTCCGACGCCGACAACGACCGCCTGCGCGCCGAGCCTCAGGTCGACTACAGCCAGGCGGGCGTGGCGCGGATGGAGAACGAGACCAAGCAGTTCGTGCAGCGCTGCGTGGACAAGGTGGGTAAGAATTTCCTGGCCAATGTGGGAACCGTCAGCGTCGCAAAGGACTTGGACACCATCCGCAAGGCCCTGGGTGACGCGAAACTGACCTACCTCGGCTACTCCTACGGAACCCGCATCGGATCGGCCTACGCCGAAGCGTTCCCGCAGAACGTGCGGTCGATGATCCTGGACGGTGCGGTGGACCCCAACGCCGACCCGATCGAAGCAGACCTGCGGCAGGCCAAGGGATTTCAAGACGCGTTCAACGACTACGCCGCCGACTGCGCCAAGGACTCGAGCTGCCCGCTGGGCAACGACCCGAACAAAGCCGTCGAGGTCTACCACAACCTGGTCGACCCGCTGGTCGACCCGGACAACCTGGCCGTGAGCAGGCCGGCGAAGACCAAAGATCCGCGCGGTCTGAGCTACAGCGACGCCATCGTCGGCACCATCATGGCGCTGTACTCACCCAACCTCTGGCACCACCTGACCGACGGCCTCAAAGAACTGGCCGACGAGCATCGCGGCGACACCATGCTCGCGCTGGCCGACATGTACATGCGCCGCGATTCCAAGGGCCACTACAACAACTCGACCGACGCCCGCGTGGCGATCAACTGTGTTGACCAGCCACCGATCACCGACCGCGCCAAGATCATCGACGAAGATCGCCGGTCCCGTGAGTTGGCGCCGTTCATGAGCTACGGCAAGTTCACCGGCGACGCCCCACTGGGCACCTGCGCGTTCTGGCCGGTGCCGCCGACCAGCCGGCCGCACGTCGTCTCCGCGCCCGGGCTGGCGCCGATGATCGTCGTCTCGACCACCCACGACCCGGCCACGCCCTATCAGGCCGGCGTCGACCTGGCCAATCAGCTCAAGGGTTCGCTGTTGACCTACAACGGAACCCAGCACACGGTGGTCTTCCAGGGCGACAACTGCGTCGACGACTACATCACGTCCTATCTGATCAACGGGACCACGCCGCCCAGCGGCGCAACCTGCTGA
- the panB gene encoding 3-methyl-2-oxobutanoate hydroxymethyltransferase, with amino-acid sequence MMSENVYGSSPAAASAPGAPRPKIRTHHLQKWKAEGHRWGMLTAYDYSTARVFDEAGIPVLLVGDSAANVVYGYDTTVPISIDELIPLVRGVVRGAPHALVVADLPFGSYEAGPSAALAAATRFMKEGGAHAVKLEGGERVAEQIACLSAAGIPVMAHIGFTPQSVNTLGGFKVQGRGDAAEQTIADAIAVAEAGAFSVVMEMVPAELATQITGKLTIPTIGIGAGPNCDGQVLVWQDMAGMSGGKSARFVKRFADVGAELGRAARQYAEEVATGAFPAEEHCF; translated from the coding sequence ATGATGTCTGAGAACGTTTACGGTTCCAGCCCTGCCGCCGCTTCAGCCCCAGGCGCGCCACGACCCAAGATTCGCACCCATCACCTGCAGAAATGGAAGGCCGAAGGCCACAGATGGGGCATGCTGACGGCCTACGACTACTCGACCGCGCGGGTATTCGACGAAGCCGGCATTCCGGTGCTGCTGGTCGGTGACTCGGCGGCCAACGTCGTCTACGGCTACGACACCACGGTGCCGATCTCGATCGATGAGCTGATCCCGCTGGTCCGCGGCGTGGTGCGGGGCGCGCCGCACGCGCTGGTCGTCGCCGACCTGCCATTCGGCAGCTACGAAGCGGGGCCCTCGGCCGCGCTGGCCGCCGCCACCCGATTCATGAAGGAAGGTGGCGCCCACGCCGTCAAGCTGGAAGGCGGCGAGCGGGTCGCCGAGCAGATCGCCTGCCTGAGCGCGGCCGGTATCCCGGTCATGGCGCACATCGGCTTCACCCCGCAGAGCGTCAACACCCTGGGCGGGTTCAAGGTTCAGGGGCGCGGTGACGCCGCCGAACAGACCATCGCCGACGCCATCGCCGTCGCCGAAGCCGGCGCATTCTCGGTGGTGATGGAGATGGTGCCGGCCGAACTGGCCACCCAGATCACCGGCAAGCTCACCATCCCGACCATCGGGATCGGCGCCGGACCCAACTGTGACGGCCAGGTGCTGGTGTGGCAGGACATGGCCGGGATGAGCGGCGGCAAGTCCGCCCGTTTCGTCAAGCGATTTGCCGACGTGGGTGCTGAATTAGGCCGTGCGGCAAGGCAATACGCCGAAGAAGTAGCCACCGGGGCGTTCCCGGCGGAAGAGCACTGCTTCTAG